The Acidithiobacillus sp. AMEEHan genome includes a region encoding these proteins:
- a CDS encoding PfkB family carbohydrate kinase, producing MNGRLDFGECLLDDFGDTQRVGGAPFNVACHLWSLGSNVRFISRLGKDPSGARIRNHLQLWPDARAILQEDATLPTGRVLVHDLGHGEHRFEILPHQAYDAIQYDKPLVDATRNQSFWLYHGTLALRENGPSRNTWRQLASRANWRFVDINLRAGNWEKNTLEEFLTGASILKCNHEELALLGKEFCLQGADLADTMAALGQRFAVAEILVTAGAQGAAYWDGRSLHQHPAVPVQIRDTVGAGDAFSAGWIYARLQGRAFTESLRLASQLAAQVCALSGALPSNPKEFYCKLD from the coding sequence ATGAATGGACGGTTGGATTTTGGTGAATGCCTGCTGGATGACTTTGGGGATACGCAGCGGGTTGGTGGAGCTCCCTTCAATGTTGCGTGTCACCTTTGGTCGCTGGGCAGTAACGTACGCTTTATCAGCAGATTGGGAAAGGATCCTTCCGGCGCCCGGATCCGAAACCACCTCCAGCTTTGGCCGGACGCCCGGGCAATCTTGCAAGAAGATGCGACACTGCCGACAGGGAGGGTACTCGTCCACGATTTAGGGCACGGTGAGCACCGTTTTGAAATTTTGCCCCATCAGGCCTACGACGCGATCCAATATGACAAGCCATTGGTTGACGCTACACGTAACCAATCCTTTTGGCTCTATCACGGGACTCTGGCTCTGCGCGAAAACGGTCCCAGCCGAAATACATGGCGCCAATTGGCTTCGCGTGCAAATTGGCGCTTCGTGGATATCAACTTGCGTGCTGGCAATTGGGAAAAGAACACTCTCGAGGAGTTTCTGACTGGGGCTTCGATATTGAAATGCAACCATGAGGAACTTGCCCTATTGGGAAAAGAATTTTGTCTGCAGGGAGCCGATTTAGCTGACACTATGGCGGCCCTGGGCCAGCGTTTTGCCGTAGCAGAGATATTGGTAACGGCTGGCGCCCAGGGCGCGGCGTATTGGGACGGTAGATCTCTCCATCAACATCCTGCAGTACCGGTACAAATTCGGGACACCGTTGGTGCAGGAGATGCCTTCAGTGCAGGATGGATATACGCGCGACTACAGGGACGTGCCTTTACCGAGTCCTTACGTTTGGCGAGTCAGTTAGCGGCGCAGGTATGCGCCCTGTCGGGAGCCCTACCGAGTAATCCCAAGGAATTTTATTGTAAGCTTGACTAG
- a CDS encoding glycoside hydrolase 100 family protein yields MIPSEPCFSYPRYAGASPALDDAYQLIEDAKVFYRGQLVGTVASVDLNAPASNYADCFVRDFFPVGLIMLLENREDVVRSFLYLIMQLRGQQEDLEGQQIAPGVLPASFRVQHDESGNERIIADFGDRAIGRVAPVDSMMWWSILLQAYVHYTGDIAFAHGPEIQRMLRMILSLCLQSRFEVFPTLPVPDGSFMIDRRMGVYGHPLEIQALFDSTLRAASLLLPESGSHWLLNMAQRRREILRSYVQRYYWLDMDVLNRIYRFETEMLGENVENLFNIHPETIPLWVQDWLPDDAGYFVGNLGPGRMDFRFFAQGNLLMLATGMATANQRVALTNLIEQRWTDLIGRMPMKLVYPAIEGDEWRLITGSDPKNIPWSYHNGGHWPVLIWPLVSALLKSGRADLAGMAWNLVEKRLMLNRWPEYYDGRLGRLVGRRANIGQVWSAAGFLLARYFLDDPGLLLRLGIDEPSPAEVSEVNS; encoded by the coding sequence TTGATCCCGTCAGAGCCCTGTTTTTCGTACCCGCGTTACGCAGGCGCCAGCCCAGCACTAGACGATGCTTACCAATTAATCGAGGATGCGAAGGTATTTTATCGTGGGCAGTTGGTAGGCACGGTTGCTAGCGTCGATCTCAACGCGCCAGCAAGCAACTACGCCGACTGTTTTGTGCGGGATTTCTTTCCGGTTGGTCTGATCATGCTATTGGAAAACCGGGAAGACGTAGTTCGATCCTTTCTTTATCTGATCATGCAGTTGCGGGGGCAGCAAGAAGATCTCGAAGGCCAACAAATTGCGCCTGGAGTTCTACCGGCCTCCTTTCGTGTGCAGCATGATGAGTCTGGCAACGAGCGAATCATTGCCGATTTCGGCGATCGAGCCATTGGCAGGGTGGCGCCAGTGGATTCAATGATGTGGTGGTCGATATTGCTGCAAGCATATGTACATTACACCGGTGATATTGCTTTTGCGCACGGCCCGGAAATTCAGCGGATGCTGCGGATGATCCTGAGTTTGTGTCTGCAGAGTCGTTTCGAGGTCTTTCCAACCTTGCCGGTCCCCGACGGCTCCTTCATGATCGATCGGCGCATGGGAGTCTACGGCCACCCTCTCGAAATTCAGGCCCTATTTGACAGTACGTTGCGTGCTGCCTCTTTGTTACTTCCAGAATCTGGGAGCCATTGGTTGTTGAATATGGCACAACGGCGGCGCGAAATTTTGCGTTCCTATGTGCAACGATATTATTGGTTGGATATGGACGTGCTCAACCGGATTTATCGTTTTGAAACGGAAATGCTTGGTGAGAATGTAGAGAATTTATTTAATATTCATCCCGAAACGATTCCCTTGTGGGTACAGGATTGGCTTCCGGATGATGCCGGGTACTTCGTTGGCAATTTGGGACCCGGAAGAATGGATTTTCGGTTTTTCGCGCAGGGTAATCTGCTGATGTTGGCAACTGGTATGGCTACCGCGAATCAGCGCGTGGCGTTGACCAACCTGATCGAACAGCGTTGGACCGACTTGATTGGGCGCATGCCCATGAAGCTGGTTTACCCCGCTATCGAAGGGGATGAATGGCGACTGATTACTGGCTCGGATCCAAAAAACATCCCCTGGTCTTATCACAATGGTGGGCATTGGCCGGTGCTGATTTGGCCTCTGGTATCAGCACTGCTGAAAAGCGGGCGAGCAGACCTCGCGGGAATGGCCTGGAATTTGGTCGAAAAGCGCTTGATGTTAAATCGGTGGCCAGAATATTACGATGGTCGTTTAGGTCGATTGGTAGGGCGACGCGCCAATATCGGGCAAGTGTGGAGTGCGGCGGGATTTCTTCTTGCGCGCTATTTCTTGGATGATCCTGGGTTGTTGCTTCGCTTAGGTATTGACGAACCTAGCCCTGCTGAGGTTAGCGAGGTGAATTCTTAG
- a CDS encoding HAD family hydrolase: MTVDKQLVEPADHPQEKGSPLLYLVLISIHGLIRGQNIELGRDADTGGQILYVLELLHALAAHPKVSRVDLLTRQIIDPRVSDDYQQEQEILSDEPKAHIIRLPAGPEEYLPKESLWPYLDSFSDHAIEYLRKQAQAPSVIHSHYADAGYVGMRLALQLGVPLVHTAHSLGRSKRQHLLAFGESETVLEEKYRLSHRIHVEEEILSTAALVVASTQDEIDSQYGMYDRANPERMRVIPPGVDLSRFAPVSRPAPPIVEELKRFLRNAKRPPILALSRPDERKNIAGLIHAYGKNPELQARANLVIIAGNREDIRDMPAGLRQVLTEMLFLIDCYNLYGKVAYPRQHSPEDVPDLYRWAADLGGVFINPALTEPFGLTLIEAAACGLPVLATENGGPKDIITNCNNGLLINPLDTDEMSSKLLAILNDARNRRHYAQNGVAAVRRHYTWPAHVEQYLEALRECPMNAPSTPDILTPREPRVTSKRLLFLGVRLLDQYPIGPADLAAQLFSRKQRVALGLVTMRPLSELLMLLKERGLGVPELLITGAGTYIHYGTSLTRDQAWSRHIAVNWQGDRVYDLLAETAGVHLASRSSQGMYTVHGFIHSGSDFGGITALDSQLHAQDIPARVVAINPQEFLVIPQRASLGFAVRYVADRHDIPLEHVLVVGSPQADLELLGGNILAAQIGGGSEGARLSDDVYSCQSEGLAGILEAISHYQFLDM; this comes from the coding sequence ATGACCGTAGACAAGCAATTGGTAGAACCGGCGGATCATCCGCAAGAAAAGGGCTCGCCGTTGCTTTACTTGGTGCTTATCAGTATCCACGGGCTCATTCGTGGCCAGAACATCGAGCTTGGGAGGGATGCAGACACCGGAGGTCAGATACTTTATGTACTTGAGCTACTTCATGCTCTGGCGGCACATCCGAAAGTTTCACGAGTTGACCTGCTGACCCGTCAAATCATCGATCCTAGAGTGAGTGATGACTATCAACAAGAACAGGAAATTCTGTCGGATGAGCCGAAAGCACATATCATTCGACTCCCTGCCGGGCCCGAGGAATATTTGCCAAAAGAGTCGCTTTGGCCGTATTTGGATAGTTTCAGCGATCATGCGATTGAATACTTACGCAAGCAGGCACAGGCGCCAAGTGTCATACACAGTCACTACGCCGATGCCGGTTACGTAGGCATGCGCTTGGCATTACAGCTTGGCGTCCCGCTGGTGCACACGGCTCATTCCCTGGGCCGCAGCAAGCGGCAACATTTGCTGGCTTTTGGCGAATCCGAGACAGTCTTGGAAGAGAAATACCGATTGTCCCATAGAATCCACGTAGAGGAAGAAATTCTTTCCACGGCTGCTCTTGTCGTGGCCAGCACCCAAGACGAGATCGATAGCCAGTACGGGATGTACGATCGAGCTAATCCTGAGCGCATGCGCGTAATACCGCCGGGGGTAGATCTCTCCCGATTCGCACCAGTTTCCCGTCCAGCGCCACCGATTGTTGAAGAGTTAAAACGCTTTCTACGAAATGCGAAACGGCCGCCAATTCTCGCTTTGTCCCGCCCAGATGAACGTAAGAACATTGCCGGCCTGATTCACGCTTATGGGAAAAATCCAGAGCTACAAGCCCGCGCAAATTTGGTCATTATTGCTGGAAATCGGGAAGATATACGTGATATGCCGGCAGGCCTCAGGCAAGTGTTAACAGAAATGTTATTCCTGATTGACTGCTATAACCTCTATGGGAAAGTTGCCTACCCACGGCAACATTCTCCCGAGGATGTCCCTGACCTGTATCGTTGGGCGGCTGATTTGGGAGGGGTATTTATCAATCCGGCGTTGACTGAACCCTTTGGGTTGACGCTGATCGAGGCGGCGGCTTGTGGTCTTCCGGTCCTGGCAACGGAAAACGGAGGCCCGAAAGACATTATCACCAACTGTAATAATGGCCTGCTCATCAATCCGTTGGACACGGATGAGATGAGCAGCAAACTGCTGGCCATTCTCAACGACGCAAGGAATCGGCGGCACTACGCGCAAAACGGGGTCGCCGCTGTGCGCCGCCATTACACTTGGCCGGCGCATGTTGAACAATACTTGGAGGCACTCAGAGAATGCCCGATGAATGCTCCCTCTACACCAGATATTTTGACCCCAAGAGAGCCTCGCGTTACCTCCAAACGACTGCTGTTCCTTGGTGTTCGTCTTTTGGACCAGTATCCGATCGGACCGGCGGATTTGGCGGCACAGTTATTTTCGCGGAAGCAGCGGGTAGCCCTGGGACTGGTGACCATGCGCCCCCTCTCCGAGCTTCTGATGCTTCTCAAAGAACGCGGCTTGGGGGTCCCCGAACTTCTCATTACTGGCGCCGGTACCTATATCCATTATGGCACAAGCCTGACTCGAGATCAGGCATGGAGCCGTCACATAGCAGTGAATTGGCAAGGTGACCGCGTCTACGATCTGCTTGCTGAAACAGCCGGCGTCCATTTGGCAAGCAGGAGTAGTCAAGGCATGTATACGGTGCATGGTTTCATTCATAGTGGCTCCGATTTTGGCGGTATCACGGCGTTAGATAGTCAATTGCATGCCCAGGATATCCCCGCTCGTGTCGTGGCAATCAATCCACAGGAGTTTTTGGTCATTCCGCAACGCGCATCTCTCGGTTTTGCCGTTCGCTATGTCGCCGATCGGCATGATATTCCCCT